The following is a genomic window from Nocardioides thalensis.
CACCGCGGCCGAGGCGGTTGCCGCCGCGGCGACGCCCGCCAGCAGCGCCACCATCCTGCGCAACCTCTACGCCGCCCGGTTCGTGTTCGCGATCGCCTGGGCGGGGCTGCTCGCCACCGACGCGTCCGACCTGAGCCCGTTCACCGTCGCCCTGCTCCTGGCCTATCCGCTCTTCGACCTCGGCGCAGCCCTCTACGACCTCCGGTCGTCGGCTGCCGCGTCTCAGCGTGTCCCGCTCCTGGTCAACGTGGCGTTGAGCGCGGCCACCACGGTCGGCCTGGCCGTCGCGGTCTCCTCCGGCATCCCCGACGTACTGCGGGTGTGGGGTGTCTGGGCGATCACCGCGGGCGTCGTGCAGCTGGTCGTCGCCGCCCGACGCCGTGGCCTCGGCGGGCAGTGGCCGATGATCCTCAGCGGCGGCATCTCCGTCCTCGCCGGCGCGAGCTTCATCGCGGTGGCCTCGGGCGACAACGCGTCCCTGCGCGCCCTCGCCGGGTACGCGACCCTCGGCGGCATCTTCTTCGCCGCCTCCGCGTCCCGGCTGCGCCGCACGGACACGAGCTCCGAGCGATGACCGCCGCCATGTCCGGTCCCGCGGCCGGCACGTCTCACGACCCCAACCAGTCGCACGACCCCACCCAACCGAAGGAGCACCCCATGCCCACCTCCCACTACACCGCCGTCGCCACCTCGACCGGGGACGGCCGCGCCGGAGGCCGCGCCCGGACCGACGACGGCCTGCTCGACCTCACTCTCGCTATCCCTCGCGAGATGGGCGGGCCCGGCGGCGCCACGAACCCCGAGCAGCTGTTCGCCGCCGGCTGGGCCTCCTGCTTCCACTCCGCGCTGAAGGCGATCGCGGCGGGCCGAAAGATCACGCTGGCCGACTCAGCCGTCGTCGCGGAGGTGGGCATCCACTCGACCGGGCAGGGCGGCTTCAACCTCTCGGCGGCCCTGCACGTCGAGCTCGGGGGTGTCGACCAGGAGACCGCCGACTCGCTCACCGCTGCCGCCCACGAGGTGTGCCCCTACTCCAACGCCACCCGCGGCAACATCGCGGTCACCGTCGACGCCACCGTCGCGTGACGGAGGCTCCGCGGCTCGGACCACGCCAGGGCGCTCGTGCCGAGCGGAGCGCGAGCGCCTAGATCGTGCTCTGCACTCCGTTGAGCAGCTGCCGCGCCATCACGATCCGCTGCACCTGGTTGGTGCCCTCGTAGATCTGAGTGATCTTGGCGTCGCGCATCATCCGCTCGACCGGGTAGTCGCGGGTGTAGCCGTAGCCGCCGAGGACCTGCACGGCGTTGGTGGTGACCTCCATCGCCACGTCGGAGGCGAAGCACTTGGCCGCGGCGCCGAAGAACGTCAGGTCCGCGTCGCCGCGCTCGGACTTGGCCGCGGCGGCGTAGGTCATCTGGCGGGCGGCCTCGACCTTCATGCCCATCTCCGCGAGCAGGAACTGGACACCCTGGAAGTCGGCGATCGGCTTGCCGAACTGCTGCCGCTCCTTGGCATACCCGAGCGCGTAGTCGACGGCGCCCTGGGCGACGCCGACGGCCTGCGCGGCGATCGTGACCCGGGTGTGGTCGAGGGTCTTCATCGCGATCTCGAAGCCCTCGCCCTCGGCGCCGATCATCCGGTCGGCCGGGATGCGGACGTTGTCGAGGTAGACCTCGCGGGTCGGGGAGCCCTTGATGCCGAGCTTCTTCTCCGGGGCGCCGAACGAGACGCCCTCGTCGGACTTCTCCACGACGAACGCGGTGATGCCCTTGGAGCCCTTCTCGGGGTCGGTCATCGCGAGCACGGTGTAGTACTCGGAGACGCCGGCGTTGGAGATCCATCGCTTGACGCCGTTGAGCACCCAGTGGTCGCCGTCGCGCACCGCGCGCGTCTTCTGGTTGGCGGCGTCGGAGCCGGCGTCGGGCTCGGACAGGCAGTAGGAGAACCCGCCCTCACCGGCGGCGAGCTTGCCGAGGTACTTCGCCTTCAGCTCCTCGGAGCCGCCGATCTGCACGGGCAGCGAGCCCAGCTTGTTGACCGCCGGGATCAGTGAGGAGGAGACGCAGGCGCGGGCGATCTCCTCGATCACGATGCACGTCGCCAGCGCGTCCGCCCCGGCGCCGCCGTACTGCTCGGGCACGTGGACGGCGTGGAAGTCGGAGGCGAGGAGGGCGTCGTGCGCCTCCTGCGGGTAGCGCGCCTCCTCGTCGACCTCCGCGGCGTACGGCGCGATCTTGTCGTCGCAGATCGCGCGGACGGCCTCGCGGACGGCCCGGTGCTCCTCGGACAGCCCGTAGTACGGGAAGTCGGACAGGGAGTCAGACATCGTGTGTTCCTTCGGTTGGGTGATCAGTACGGGTAGAACCCGTGACCGGACTTCTTGCCGAGCAGGCCGGCGTCGACCATCCGCTCCAGCAGCGGGGGCGGGGAGTAGAGCGGCTCCTTGAACTCGTCGTAGAGCGAGACGCCGATCGCCCGCAGCGTGTCGAGGCCGATCAGGTCGGACAACGCGAGCGGGCCCATGGGGTGGCCGCAGCCGAGGACCATCCCCTTGTCGATGTCGGCGGCGGAGGCGTAGCCGGCCTCGTACATGCGGATCGCGGAGAGCAGGTAGGGCACCAGCAGGCTGTTGACCACGAAGCCGGCACGGTCGGTCGCCTCGATCGGCTGCTTCCGCAGCGTCTCGCTCACGAACGTCTGGACGCGCGCGATCGTCTCGGGCGAGGTGGTGAGCGACGGGACGAGCTCCACGAGCTGCATCACGGGCGCGGGGTTGAAGAAGTGGACGCCCATCACCCGGTCCGGGCGGCCGGACACGGCCCCGAGCTTCACGATCGGGATCGAGCTGGTGTTGGAGGCCAGGATCGCCTCGTCGTCCTCGAGGATCGCGCCGACCTGGCGGAACAGGTCGAGCTTGACGCTCTCCTGCTCGCTGGCCGCCTCGACCACCAGCTGGCGGTCGGCAAGCGAGGCGAGGTCGGCGGTGAAGGTGATGCGCCCGAGGGCCTCGGTCGCCTCGGCGGCACTGATCTTGCCGCGGCTCTCGGCGCGGTCGATCGACGAGCGCACCCGCTCCTCGGCCGCGCTCGCGGCGTCGGGGCTCACCTCGACGACGACCACGTCGGCGCCGGCACGGGCGCACACCTCGGCGATGCCTCCGCCCATCAGTCCGCCGCCGATGACACCGATCCGCTCCATGCGCCGCTCCCTCCGCCCGGAATCCAGTACTGTTGCGACGGTACTCCGTACCATCGCGAGTGGTCCAATCGTCCGAGAGGATCTCGTCCATGACCGCGCCCCCTGCGCCCACCGCCCGCGAGCGGCTCGTCGCCGCCGCGTTCGCGCTGTTCTCGCGCAACGGGTTCGCCAGCACGACCGTCGACCAGATCGCGGCCGAGGCCGGCGTCGGCCGGACGACGTTCTTCCGGAACTTCCCCTCCAAGGAGGACGTGGTCTTCCCCGACCACGAGCCCATCCTGCGCGCGGTCGAGGGGCGCCTGGCCAGCGCGTCGTCCGCGACGGCCACCGTCGCGGTGTTCGAGGCCGCCGCTCTGGTCCTCGACCACTACGTCGGCGAGGGCGACATCGCCCGCTCCCGCTACGAGCTGACGCGCTCGATCCCCGAGCTCCGGGCCGCCGAGATCGCCAACCAGCGCGACTACCAGCGCCTCTTCCGCGACCACGCGCGCGACTGGGGGTACGACGACCTCGACGCCGAGCTGCTCGCGGCGGGGGTCGTGACCGCGCACAACCACGTGCTCCGACGCTGGC
Proteins encoded in this region:
- a CDS encoding 3-hydroxybutyryl-CoA dehydrogenase → MERIGVIGGGLMGGGIAEVCARAGADVVVVEVSPDAASAAEERVRSSIDRAESRGKISAAEATEALGRITFTADLASLADRQLVVEAASEQESVKLDLFRQVGAILEDDEAILASNTSSIPIVKLGAVSGRPDRVMGVHFFNPAPVMQLVELVPSLTTSPETIARVQTFVSETLRKQPIEATDRAGFVVNSLLVPYLLSAIRMYEAGYASAADIDKGMVLGCGHPMGPLALSDLIGLDTLRAIGVSLYDEFKEPLYSPPPLLERMVDAGLLGKKSGHGFYPY
- a CDS encoding acyl-CoA dehydrogenase family protein produces the protein MSDSLSDFPYYGLSEEHRAVREAVRAICDDKIAPYAAEVDEEARYPQEAHDALLASDFHAVHVPEQYGGAGADALATCIVIEEIARACVSSSLIPAVNKLGSLPVQIGGSEELKAKYLGKLAAGEGGFSYCLSEPDAGSDAANQKTRAVRDGDHWVLNGVKRWISNAGVSEYYTVLAMTDPEKGSKGITAFVVEKSDEGVSFGAPEKKLGIKGSPTREVYLDNVRIPADRMIGAEGEGFEIAMKTLDHTRVTIAAQAVGVAQGAVDYALGYAKERQQFGKPIADFQGVQFLLAEMGMKVEAARQMTYAAAAKSERGDADLTFFGAAAKCFASDVAMEVTTNAVQVLGGYGYTRDYPVERMMRDAKITQIYEGTNQVQRIVMARQLLNGVQSTI
- a CDS encoding TetR/AcrR family transcriptional regulator is translated as MTAPPAPTARERLVAAAFALFSRNGFASTTVDQIAAEAGVGRTTFFRNFPSKEDVVFPDHEPILRAVEGRLASASSATATVAVFEAAALVLDHYVGEGDIARSRYELTRSIPELRAAEIANQRDYQRLFRDHARDWGYDDLDAELLAAGVVTAHNHVLRRWLRRLTDVPRTELAAALDRLPHRRADSEGDTQIVVLRTSRDLSSVLETLRSGLDGE
- a CDS encoding organic hydroperoxide resistance protein, encoding MPTSHYTAVATSTGDGRAGGRARTDDGLLDLTLAIPREMGGPGGATNPEQLFAAGWASCFHSALKAIAAGRKITLADSAVVAEVGIHSTGQGGFNLSAALHVELGGVDQETADSLTAAAHEVCPYSNATRGNIAVTVDATVA